ATATATGAATAACATTTTTCATATCTATACACCAAAGGTCGTATAAGTTATACAGAAATTAATATATGAAAAACTTATTTCTTATCGAACTATCAAATGAAAAGGAGGCTCAACCTACTAGGAGAAGGAGGCTCTCAGAGCATAATGTTACTCTCTTTTTTATTCGCGCACTTGTGGGTAATTTAAAAAGCGATTATGAATACAAAAATGTTGTATTAAATCAAAAACTTTTCCTAACCTTAGAGGTTGTAtataattttgttgttatttgagATGGGTGTAGCACTAGTAGAAAATTAGAAATGGAGTGAAGATTTGAAgtattctaattttattttaaattattaggttcaaaattaataatttatatatattaaataatttttttaaagataaatataaaatttaaactaaATCAGTACCTTATACACTAGCTCCTCCCCGGTGCACTAGTGCTAGAAGCTTAATCAAGTAAGAATTCAATCTTCAGCGACTTCAATTTACTatacaatattaattaattacatatataatcaaatatttatagatatttCGTATCATAATAAATATGTAGAGAATTCAAACTTATTTTGAATTCACGTGAACTCAGAGACTACATTGTCTAATGCCTCTCACAACACAAGTCCCAAAATGAGATGGTTAGTTAATCTGCATTAATTCTGCCCTTTCTCAAGTTGTCCACATACATATAATATAGATAGTACAAGCAGTGACAATTATATTCCCAAAGGCGGCAAATATATATGCCACTCATtgttttcatccaaaaattattagtagtagtagtagtacgATCTTCAACAAAAGCGTCCCCCTTTGAATTTGTTAGGTGAATGGTAACCTGATCAAATATATAgcatatttaattaattgtagACCACAAAAATAATGAACATAAGTAATCAAAATGCCTGCCATATTTGATGGTGAATATATATACACTTCCTCCGTCTAATTTATATCACTcgcttttctttttaatcaattttaaaaaaatgacacattttctatatttagtaacaatttaactttaaaatgtcTGTTTTACGcctattaaaataatttatagctACACAAATatctatgacttattttagactacaaatttaaaagtctttcttgaatttcatatcaaatcaaaactACATATAAATTAGGGACAGAGGGAgtatgtgtatatgtatatatgcattTCCATGAAGAATATAAACAAAGCTTACCCTAACTTCAAAGATGTAATTGAGGAATCATCTTCAACTGCAGGAGTACCACTGTTACAATTGCATAGACAAAAGATAACAAGTAAATATACATAGTAAGTGGAACTTGTAACCTAgaatatatataagataaataaaCATGTTATAACTAGTTATATTAGGTTGATGGTGGCAAAATTCTTTACCTAATCTGTATTtatacaacaataataaatttaGTTTTAATCACACATGTGTAGTTTGAGGAAGATACAGTGTACATGGATCTTATACCTCTCTTGAGAatgtagagaggttgtttttgaTAAACTATCAGCTcaaagaatgataaaaaaagGCAATAGAAACAAGCAAAAACAACATCAGGATAATAAGATGACCCAAGCTAACAGAACATGTAGTAATTAACAtctaaaaatagtgaaaaacaaagaaatatCCTACTCtgtttgtttcaatttatttgtcttactttgTTTTTGAGTCTGCAAAAGAATGCATCTTTCATTTTTAacaactctttaattctaaTTTTACACATCAGATATTTATAAGATCATAAGATTAAATAGTATTTTGATACATCCTACATATCTTTAATATAAGACCgctaaattcaaaaaatttcttTACATTTTTAAACTTTGTGGCAAATCAAAACCAGACGATCAAATTAAAACGGAAGGGGTAATacatagagaaagaaaaagaaaaacgtCCAACGACTACCTACTAACCCTCTACACTAATTCTCAACCTCCAGTACACCCTCCTATCAAGGATCATTTCCTCGATAAGCTAAAGTTGCGCCATATAATTATCTAATaagttaaattatttatgtaagAGTATAAGCAAGTTTACCCTAACTTCAAAGATGCATTTGAGGAATCATCTTGGTCAGGAGGATTATTGGTTGTAATTATAGACTCAGATGATTGGCCTTCTTCCATCACAATGTCAGTCACTAAAGgcaactttcctttcttcagAGTTGCCATCTAAGTAGCACATCAAAAACAACACATATATAGGTAGCACCAATTAGAATATGATGATCATCactcaatttaattaattaacactAATTAATAAACAATTAAATTGTACATAAAAGGTTACTAATTCCAAGAGGATTTTTAATTACTTTTTGTTTCAATTGTTTGTTTTCTTCCATCAGTTCAGCACCCTGAAAAGATTCATGAGTCAAAAAAtggcaaaagaaaaaaaaaagattagtcAAGATAAAGCTTTTGAGCAACGGGAAAATTGTCCCGTTGGTAACATTTTTGACGGCGAAAAGCCTTATCGATGAGTAAAATTTTAATAGGATGTCCATCTAAAAAATTAGCGATTTCGTTCCTAGTGGTTACTATGATCAATAGGTTACAAGTTCGAACCGTGAAAACAGTTATTGATGCTTGTATTAGAATACGTGACCTACATTACACCCCTTAGAGGTGTGGCATTTTTCTAGATCTTGCATAAATATGGGATACTTCATGCGCGGGATTTTTTTTTAGTCAAAAATGTGTTTATTTATGCTAATCAAACAATAAGTTATTCTACAAACCTTTATTTGAAGATTGGTAATTTCATCCATAATTCGTGTACCctgagattaaaaaaataagttacgGATGTTAGAAGTTTATTTAATTAGCATAAaagtattattatttcttttaacaaaaattatgaaaccTTAATCTCAAGTACACGGTTGAATCCAGCTTCAAGTCTTTTCTCAATTTGTTGTAATTCTTCTAAACTCAATCCTTTAAGTTCCTCACCTCTCATCtgcctgatatatatatatatatatatatatatacacacacacacacaaaaatatcaatatgtaattttggaagaaaaaaattatgtgttcTCGAGTGTGGGCTACGTGGATAAGTTGACCAATTA
This region of Solanum dulcamara chromosome 9, daSolDulc1.2, whole genome shotgun sequence genomic DNA includes:
- the LOC129902654 gene encoding MADS-box protein SVP-like isoform X2, with product MAREKIKIKKIDNITARQVTFSKRRRGLFKKAEELSVLCDADVALIIFSATGKLFDFSSTSMKDILGKYKLQSASLEKVDQPSLDLQLENSLNMRLSKQVADKTRELRQMRGEELKGLSLEELQQIEKRLEAGFNRVLEIKGTRIMDEITNLQIKMATLKKGKLPLVTDIVMEEGQSSESIITTNNPPDQDDSSNASLKLGGTPAVEDDSSITSLKLGLPFT
- the LOC129902654 gene encoding MADS-box protein SVP-like isoform X3; amino-acid sequence: MAREKIKIKKIDNITARQVTFSKRRRGLFKKAEELSVLCDADVALIIFSATGKLFDFSSTSMKDILGKYKLQSASLEKVDQPSLDLQLENSLNMRLSKQVADKTRELRQMRGEELKGLSLEELQQIEKRLEAGFNRVLEIKGTRIMDEITNLQIKGAELMEENKQLKQKMATLKKGKLPLVTDIVMEEGQSSESIITTNNPPDQDDSSNASLKLGLPFT
- the LOC129902654 gene encoding MADS-box protein AGL24-like isoform X1, with translation MAREKIKIKKIDNITARQVTFSKRRRGLFKKAEELSVLCDADVALIIFSATGKLFDFSSTSMKDILGKYKLQSASLEKVDQPSLDLQLENSLNMRLSKQVADKTRELRQMRGEELKGLSLEELQQIEKRLEAGFNRVLEIKGTRIMDEITNLQIKGAELMEENKQLKQKMATLKKGKLPLVTDIVMEEGQSSESIITTNNPPDQDDSSNASLKLGGTPAVEDDSSITSLKLGLPFT